From the Candidatus Rokuibacteriota bacterium genome, the window AGAGAAACGTGACCGGGCGCGGATCTCCCGGACGCGGGGCGGTGACGAAATGACCGGAGCCCTCAGCCCCTCCATGGCGGAGCCGGTAGGCGTAGCGGGTGGCGGGGAGCAGGTTGGTCAGGACGACTTTCCCGGTGAAGTCGCGCTCCGGGGCGATCTGGGTCGACCCGGTGACCGTGCCTTCCCCTCCGTCGGGACGGGCCTCAACGGTCAGCGGCCCGACCTCGAACCCTCGACCCCAGATGACCGCGCTCCGGTCGGTTACCTCGCCGACGGTCAGGAGGAGCGGCGAGACCGCGGCCGCGGGGCAGAGGAAGACGAGCGGGAGCGCGAGCGTGAGGGCACGGCGGAGCACGACTCGGAGGGCTCTCACCCGACGGCAGGGCCCTCAGCTATACGAGCGGATCGTAGGCGAAGTACTGGCCCGACGTCTCCAGCGGGACCAGGTGGTGGCGGAGGGTTCCGGGGAAAATCTCGGCGAGGCGTTGAGGCGTCCACCCCTCCCCATGGTGGATCGTACGGATCGGTCGCATGTGGCAGAAGAGCATGATCTCCTTGCCCCGCACGCCGAAGACCTGACCGCTCACGTCGCGGGCCTCCTCGGAGGCCAGGAAGACCGCCATCGGAGCGATGTGGGCCGGCGAGAGCTGCTTGAGCTTTTCCACGCGCTGCCGCTGGGTCTCGGTCTCGGTGGGGATGGTGCCGATCATCCGCGTCCACGCGAACGGCGAGATACTGTTCGCCGTGACGTTGTACCGCGCCATGTCCAGCGCGACCACCCGCGTGAACCCGACGATGCCCAGCTTGGCTGCCGCGTAGTTGGCCTGGCCGACGTTGCCGACCAGCCCGGAGGTCGACGTCATGTTGATGATGCGCCCCCACTTCTGCTCCCGCATGTGCGGCACGGCAGCGCGGGTCACCGCGAAGGTCCCCTTGAGGTGGGTGTCGAGGACCGCGTCCCACTCCTCCTCCGTCATGTTGAAGATCATCCGATCGCGGAGGATGCCGGCGTTGTTGACCACGATGTCGACCCGGCCGAAGTGGTCCAGCGCCACCTGGATGATGTTCCGCCCGCCGGCCATCGTCGCCACGGAGTCGTAGCTCGCTATAGCCTGGCCACCCAGCGCCTTGATCTCGCTCACCACCTCGTCGGCGGGCCCGCTCGCTCCACCGCTCCCGTCTTCCTTCCCGCCGAAATCGTTCACAACCACCTTGGCGCCCTCCCGCGCCATGAGGACGGCGATCTCGTGGCCGATCCCCCGGCCGGCGCCAGTCACCACCGCTACCTTCTCCTTGAGCATCATGGCAGCTCGTCCCTCTCGTGGGCGCGGGCATCACGCCGCGGCGGCTCCGATCCCTCACGGCGACGCGGCCCAGGATAGCACACCTCCCACGGACCGGCCACCGGGGACCGCCGTCTCAGCCGCGAACGTGCCGTCCCCGCTCGAGCACCGCGACGAACTCGGCCCCCAGCACGAAGACCACCGCCGAGTAGTAGACGAACATGATGAACGCGACGAGGATGCCCAGCGGCCCGTAGATCTGGTCGTAGAAGCCGAACTCGGCGATGTAGAGTCGCAGGAGGTGTTTTGCCAGCTCCCAGAGCAGGCTCGCCAGGAGCGCGCCGGCCAGCGCCGCGCCCCAGAAGATCCGGCGGTGGGGGAAGAAGCGGTAGATCACGAAGTACATGGCGGTCGAGAAGACCAGGCCGAGCCCGACGCTCATCCACTCCACCCAGTAGCCCGGGAGGCCCACCGGCGTGAAGACGAAGGTCTTGAACCAGGCGAAGATCGTGGTCGCGGCGATGGTGGCGAGGAACAGGACGCCGATCACGAAGATCATCCCGATGTCGAAGAGCATCCCGCGCAGGAACGATCGTCCCCGCACCCCCAGGACCCGGTTCAGGACCAGCCGCAGGGCGGTGAAGAGCTGCGTTGAGAAGAGGATCAAGATCAGGGTCCCGACCAGCCCGGACACGCCCCGGGTCGCGACGATCCGGTGCA encodes:
- a CDS encoding SDR family NAD(P)-dependent oxidoreductase; its protein translation is MLKEKVAVVTGAGRGIGHEIAVLMAREGAKVVVNDFGGKEDGSGGASGPADEVVSEIKALGGQAIASYDSVATMAGGRNIIQVALDHFGRVDIVVNNAGILRDRMIFNMTEEEWDAVLDTHLKGTFAVTRAAVPHMREQKWGRIINMTSTSGLVGNVGQANYAAAKLGIVGFTRVVALDMARYNVTANSISPFAWTRMIGTIPTETETQRQRVEKLKQLSPAHIAPMAVFLASEEARDVSGQVFGVRGKEIMLFCHMRPIRTIHHGEGWTPQRLAEIFPGTLRHHLVPLETSGQYFAYDPLV
- a CDS encoding YihY/virulence factor BrkB family protein gives rise to the protein MIRGLRQAFSGFFAHQGFFLSAGLSFYFLICLVPLLFLVVSLAGFVLSSEAATREVINQLSQIVPVYRKEITRTLHRIVATRGVSGLVGTLILILFSTQLFTALRLVLNRVLGVRGRSFLRGMLFDIGMIFVIGVLFLATIAATTIFAWFKTFVFTPVGLPGYWVEWMSVGLGLVFSTAMYFVIYRFFPHRRIFWGAALAGALLASLLWELAKHLLRLYIAEFGFYDQIYGPLGILVAFIMFVYYSAVVFVLGAEFVAVLERGRHVRG